The proteins below are encoded in one region of Mycobacterium pseudokansasii:
- a CDS encoding DUF3566 domain-containing protein: protein MTSPNEPGAPNTGDLPNGDAVAERAGAHRATTGPGRPSEPADAASRHRGGAWPSQPGQWQPNDPPTDVRPPGPSSAVDARLNRFITGTSAPSGVPSGPVKTSPPEPDDLPARSDGPPVEAYASELPDLSGPIPRAQRRPAPDRPVDAPAPTTAVSRPVSTESRESRVHVSPRRGRGPVRASMQIRRIDPWSTLKVSLLLSVALFFVWMISVAFLYLVLGGMGVWAKLNSNVGDLLNNTSGSSAELVSSGTIFGGAVLIGLVNIVLMTAMATIGAFVYNLTTDLIGGIEVTLADRD, encoded by the coding sequence GTGACCTCACCGAACGAGCCGGGCGCCCCCAATACGGGCGACTTACCGAATGGGGATGCGGTGGCAGAGCGTGCCGGTGCACACCGGGCGACGACCGGACCGGGCCGCCCATCAGAGCCCGCAGACGCTGCGTCGCGGCACCGAGGTGGCGCCTGGCCGTCTCAGCCCGGGCAGTGGCAACCGAACGATCCGCCGACCGACGTCCGGCCACCCGGCCCGAGTTCGGCCGTCGACGCCCGGTTGAACCGCTTCATCACCGGGACCTCGGCGCCGTCGGGTGTCCCGTCCGGGCCGGTGAAGACCAGCCCACCGGAGCCCGACGACCTTCCGGCCCGCAGTGACGGTCCACCGGTTGAGGCCTACGCCAGCGAGTTGCCCGATCTGTCGGGACCTATCCCTCGGGCACAGCGCAGGCCCGCGCCCGACCGTCCGGTCGACGCGCCGGCACCTACGACCGCCGTCAGCCGTCCGGTGAGCACCGAATCCCGGGAATCCCGTGTGCACGTTTCGCCCCGGCGTGGCCGCGGACCGGTGCGGGCCAGCATGCAGATCCGGCGGATCGATCCGTGGAGCACGCTGAAGGTGTCGCTGCTGCTGTCGGTGGCCCTGTTCTTCGTCTGGATGATCTCGGTGGCGTTCCTGTACCTGGTGCTCGGCGGCATGGGCGTGTGGGCCAAGCTCAACAGCAACGTCGGCGATCTGCTCAACAACACCAGCGGAAGCAGCGCAGAACTGGTCTCCAGCGGCACGATCTTCGGCGGCGCCGTGCTGATCGGCTTGGTCAACATCGTTTTGATGACCGCGATGGCCACCATCGGGGCGTTCGTCTACAACCTCACCACGGATCTGATCGGCGGCATCGAGGTGACGCTGGCCGACCGGGATTAG
- a CDS encoding ComF family protein, giving the protein MRCQSIQAFRAPAKSLNPTDRATALEGQFRCPVDISGKRVLIVDDVYTSGATAQETARALRAAGATAVAGLAAVRTMKSC; this is encoded by the coding sequence GTGCGCTGCCAGTCGATACAGGCATTCCGTGCGCCAGCGAAGAGCCTTAATCCCACGGATCGAGCCACGGCACTTGAAGGGCAATTCCGTTGCCCCGTGGACATTTCAGGAAAGCGCGTGCTGATCGTCGATGACGTATACACCAGCGGAGCGACAGCTCAGGAAACCGCACGCGCGCTTCGCGCAGCTGGCGCAACCGCCGTTGCAGGCCTCGCCGCCGTCAGAACAATGAAGTCGTGTTAG
- a CDS encoding DNA-processing protein DprA has translation MESTPSFSVSPVSQSTLHPSRQAPAALFIKGPRQLLEQRAIGMCGSRHASSEGLRAAHACSDAVARRGYSVVSGYAKGVDLVAHSAALASGGTTVIVLAEGMNNFRIRRGEFMSVAMKKYPLVAKSRYPFLAR, from the coding sequence GTGGAGTCGACGCCATCCTTCTCGGTCAGCCCGGTTTCCCAGAGCACCTTGCATCCGTCTCGTCAGGCGCCGGCAGCTCTATTCATTAAAGGCCCACGTCAGCTGCTTGAACAGCGCGCAATCGGTATGTGCGGTTCACGGCATGCAAGTTCTGAAGGATTGCGAGCGGCTCATGCATGTTCGGATGCTGTCGCTCGCCGCGGATACAGCGTGGTATCTGGTTACGCGAAAGGCGTGGATCTAGTGGCCCATTCCGCAGCACTTGCGAGTGGAGGTACGACCGTCATAGTGCTCGCGGAAGGGATGAACAATTTCCGCATTCGACGCGGTGAATTCATGTCCGTGGCCATGAAAAAGTACCCACTGGTGGCCAAGTCGAGGTATCCGTTTTTGGCCAGATAA
- the istA gene encoding IS21 family transposase, translating into MKSAKDRMDIISAYQQLGSYRAAAEHCGTTHRTVKKIVDKFEADQAGVPPPPRAERAHNYDAVADLVAERVEKSKGRISAKRLLPKARAAGYTGSDRNFRRLVAEAKALWRSTNHRGRRPAVWEPGEYLVIDWAQVGPGLFLFCAVLAFSRWRFVRFATNERASTTLALIAEALAAAGGVPARVLADRMACLKGGVVANVVVPTPDYVRLAGHYGFAPDFCHASDPQSKGIVENLCGYAQDDLAVPLLTEAAVTGTPVDLRIANAAAEVWCAEVNAATHSEICAVPDERLIVEHELLQPLPSLRLQIGAPSVLRKVDRLSCIRYGSARYSVPMRLIGTTVAVVVDHGAICLLEPGTGVIVAEHELVAPGGTSILDEHYDGPRLAPSRGPRPKTMVEKQFCDLGADAQAFLVGAAAIGNTRLASELEILLALGAAHGTDALVSALHRAVAFRRFRAADVRSILAAGTGAPQPRPAGDVLILDLPVAPTRSLDAYRITPAVADGEVIP; encoded by the coding sequence TTGAAATCTGCGAAGGACCGAATGGACATCATTTCCGCCTACCAACAGCTCGGGTCGTATAGGGCTGCCGCCGAGCACTGCGGCACCACCCACCGCACCGTCAAGAAGATCGTGGACAAGTTCGAGGCCGACCAGGCCGGCGTCCCGCCACCACCGCGGGCCGAACGGGCCCACAACTACGACGCGGTCGCCGATCTGGTCGCCGAACGCGTGGAGAAATCGAAGGGTCGGATCTCGGCCAAGCGGCTGCTCCCGAAGGCCCGTGCGGCGGGCTACACGGGTTCTGATCGTAACTTCCGCCGCCTCGTCGCGGAGGCGAAAGCGTTGTGGCGCAGCACCAATCACCGAGGCCGTCGTCCAGCCGTGTGGGAACCCGGTGAGTACCTGGTCATCGACTGGGCTCAAGTCGGACCGGGGTTGTTCCTGTTCTGTGCGGTGCTGGCGTTCTCGAGGTGGCGCTTCGTGCGCTTCGCCACCAACGAGCGTGCCTCGACCACGTTGGCATTGATCGCCGAAGCCCTGGCCGCCGCGGGTGGGGTCCCGGCGCGGGTGCTGGCCGACCGGATGGCCTGCCTCAAGGGCGGGGTCGTGGCCAACGTCGTCGTCCCGACTCCGGACTACGTCCGGCTGGCCGGTCACTACGGCTTCGCTCCCGATTTCTGTCATGCGAGTGACCCGCAGTCCAAGGGCATCGTGGAGAACCTGTGCGGCTACGCCCAGGACGATCTTGCCGTCCCGCTGTTGACCGAGGCCGCCGTCACCGGAACACCGGTCGATCTGCGTATCGCCAATGCCGCGGCGGAGGTGTGGTGCGCGGAAGTGAACGCCGCGACCCATTCGGAGATCTGCGCGGTTCCCGATGAACGGTTGATCGTCGAACATGAACTGCTGCAACCACTCCCATCCCTGCGACTGCAGATCGGGGCACCATCGGTGCTGCGCAAGGTCGACCGCCTGTCCTGCATCCGGTACGGGTCGGCGCGCTACTCGGTGCCGATGCGGTTGATCGGCACCACGGTGGCCGTGGTCGTCGACCACGGCGCCATCTGTCTGCTGGAGCCCGGCACCGGGGTGATCGTGGCCGAACACGAACTCGTCGCACCCGGCGGCACCTCGATCCTCGATGAGCACTACGACGGACCCCGGCTAGCACCCAGTCGCGGCCCGCGCCCGAAGACCATGGTCGAGAAGCAGTTCTGCGACCTCGGCGCCGATGCGCAGGCGTTCCTGGTCGGCGCCGCGGCGATCGGCAACACCCGGCTGGCCTCGGAGTTGGAGATCCTGCTCGCCCTCGGCGCGGCCCACGGCACCGACGCCCTGGTCTCCGCGCTGCACCGGGCGGTGGCGTTCCGCCGGTTCCGAGCCGCCGACGTGCGTTCCATCCTGGCCGCGGGCACCGGGGCGCCGCAGCCCCGACCCGCTGGCGACGTGCTCATCCTCGACCTGCCCGTGGCCCCGACCCGCTCCCTGGACGCCTACAGGATCACCCCCGCCGTGGCCGATGGCGAGGTGATCCCATGA
- the istB gene encoding IS21-like element helper ATPase IstB codes for MSRTPPITDAEPVAPKSIPPLAADLDAGLRRLKLAAVRRTAPEVLITAKTQRWTPEEVLRTLVETELAARDASNVVNRLKAAAFPVPKTLESFDVAASSIPPKTFDYLSSLEWIRAQQNLAIIGPAGTGKSHTLIGLGTAAIHAGHKVRYFTAADLVETLYRGLADNTVGKIIESLLRVDLIILDELGFAPLDDTGTQLLFRLVAGAYERRSLAIGSHWPFEQWGRFLPEQTTAVSILDRLLHHATVVITDGDSYRMKDAKHRKETPTPT; via the coding sequence ATGAGCAGGACGCCACCCATCACCGACGCTGAACCCGTTGCACCGAAATCGATTCCACCCCTCGCCGCCGATCTGGATGCCGGGTTGCGACGGTTGAAACTGGCCGCGGTGCGGCGCACCGCACCCGAAGTCCTGATCACCGCCAAGACCCAACGCTGGACTCCCGAGGAGGTTCTGCGCACGCTGGTCGAGACCGAACTGGCGGCCCGCGACGCCTCGAACGTCGTCAACCGCCTCAAAGCCGCGGCGTTCCCCGTGCCCAAGACGTTGGAGAGCTTCGACGTGGCCGCCTCCTCCATCCCGCCGAAGACCTTCGACTACCTGTCGAGTCTGGAATGGATTCGCGCGCAACAGAATCTGGCGATCATCGGCCCCGCCGGCACCGGCAAGTCCCACACCCTGATCGGGTTGGGAACCGCCGCGATCCACGCCGGACACAAGGTCCGCTATTTCACCGCCGCCGACCTCGTCGAAACCCTCTACCGCGGCCTGGCCGACAACACCGTCGGCAAGATCATCGAATCGCTGCTGCGGGTCGACCTGATCATCCTCGACGAACTCGGGTTCGCCCCCCTCGACGACACCGGCACCCAGTTGCTGTTCCGGCTCGTCGCCGGCGCCTACGAACGCCGCTCGCTGGCCATCGGATCGCACTGGCCCTTCGAGCAGTGGGGCCGCTTCCTGCCCGAACAGACCACCGCGGTCAGCATCCTCGACCGCCTCCTGCACCACGCCACCGTCGTCATCACCGACGGTGACTCCTATCGCATGAAAGACGCCAAACACCGGAAGGAGACGCCCACACCAACCTAG
- a CDS encoding DNA-processing protein DprA, protein MWDPDRAVVVSQFAPDQKWFASGAMARNTVIAGFSQALVVVEAGETGGTLAAGQYALERGQTVLALQLFDAAPGNKLLIAHGAKVIRSRHHLEIALDYLNGHGPKQLSLM, encoded by the coding sequence TTGTGGGATCCCGATCGGGCTGTGGTGGTCTCACAGTTTGCGCCGGATCAGAAGTGGTTCGCGTCCGGCGCCATGGCGCGTAACACAGTTATCGCTGGGTTCAGCCAAGCACTTGTTGTTGTGGAAGCTGGCGAGACGGGTGGGACCTTGGCCGCAGGGCAATACGCACTAGAGCGGGGCCAAACGGTACTAGCCCTCCAGCTCTTCGACGCGGCTCCAGGAAACAAGCTGCTGATTGCGCACGGCGCGAAAGTCATTCGCAGTCGGCACCATCTCGAAATAGCACTTGACTACCTCAACGGACATGGGCCGAAACAGCTTTCGCTGATGTGA
- a CDS encoding amidohydrolase family protein, with amino-acid sequence MSLIALEEHYAWDPVSADNVVGSWLRLHNRTAYERLYDRGALRLEQMDAAGIDFQILSLFDPGVQADDDVHRAVDGARRANDDLAETITAMPDRFGAFATLAPQDPRAAAAELTRAVSELGFVGGLINGHTQGRYLDDQAYYGLFEAAEALQAPIYLHPTTPHPAVMDAWFKPYLGAGLHLASWGFGVETGTHALRLIYSGLFDRFPRLQMILGHLGEMLPFAAHRIDRYYGLAGDPDAGHKLRRLPSEYLRSNFYVTTSGNFSAPAFACTLEVMSADRVMFSVDYPMDDNMAGAKFLADFPFDDELRHKVGSGNARRLFEGKIPAL; translated from the coding sequence ATGTCGTTGATTGCGTTGGAAGAGCATTACGCGTGGGATCCGGTCAGCGCCGACAATGTCGTCGGCAGCTGGCTTCGGCTGCACAATCGCACCGCATACGAGCGGCTGTACGACCGGGGAGCGCTGCGGCTAGAGCAGATGGACGCCGCGGGAATCGACTTCCAGATCCTCTCGCTGTTCGACCCCGGCGTGCAGGCCGACGACGACGTCCACCGTGCGGTCGACGGTGCGCGTCGCGCCAATGACGACTTGGCCGAGACGATCACCGCGATGCCCGACCGATTCGGTGCGTTTGCGACCCTGGCGCCCCAGGATCCGCGGGCCGCGGCGGCCGAATTGACCCGCGCCGTGAGCGAATTGGGTTTCGTCGGGGGGCTGATCAACGGGCACACTCAGGGTCGTTATCTCGACGACCAGGCCTACTACGGATTGTTCGAAGCCGCCGAAGCGCTGCAGGCACCGATCTATTTGCATCCGACCACTCCGCACCCGGCGGTGATGGACGCCTGGTTCAAGCCATACCTCGGCGCCGGGCTGCACCTGGCATCGTGGGGTTTCGGCGTGGAGACCGGTACGCATGCGCTGCGGCTGATCTACTCGGGCCTATTCGACCGCTTTCCCCGGCTGCAGATGATCTTGGGCCACCTGGGCGAGATGCTGCCGTTCGCCGCCCACCGGATCGACCGCTACTACGGCCTTGCCGGCGATCCGGATGCCGGCCACAAGCTGCGCCGGTTGCCGTCGGAGTACCTGCGCTCCAACTTCTATGTGACCACCAGCGGCAACTTCTCGGCGCCGGCGTTTGCTTGCACGCTGGAAGTCATGTCGGCCGATCGGGTGATGTTCTCGGTCGATTATCCGATGGACGACAACATGGCCGGCGCGAAGTTCCTCGCCGACTTCCCGTTCGACGACGAGCTTCGACACAAGGTCGGGTCCGGTAACGCACGGCGGCTGTTCGAGGGCAAGATCCCGGCACTGTAG
- the cwsA gene encoding cell wall synthesis protein CwsA, producing the protein MSEKAETRLTPRERLTRGLTYSAVGPVDVTRGVVGLGVQSAQSTASQLRRRYREGRLAREIAAAQETLAQELAAAQEVVANLPQVLQEARWSQRRGKKRVWVIAGAATVVVVAGGAVAFTIVRRSSRPEPSPRPPSVEVQPRP; encoded by the coding sequence ATGAGCGAGAAGGCGGAAACCCGGTTGACCCCGAGGGAGCGACTCACCCGCGGGCTGACCTATTCGGCGGTTGGGCCCGTGGACGTGACCCGTGGCGTCGTCGGTCTCGGAGTGCAGTCCGCGCAGTCGACCGCCTCGCAGCTTCGTCGCCGGTACCGAGAAGGCCGGTTGGCCCGCGAGATCGCCGCCGCTCAAGAAACGCTCGCCCAGGAACTGGCCGCTGCCCAGGAAGTGGTGGCAAACCTGCCCCAGGTGCTTCAGGAAGCGCGCTGGTCCCAGCGCCGCGGCAAGAAGCGGGTATGGGTGATCGCCGGGGCGGCCACCGTCGTCGTCGTGGCCGGTGGTGCGGTGGCATTCACGATCGTGCGGCGCTCGTCGCGCCCGGAGCCCTCGCCGCGCCCGCCGAGCGTGGAGGTCCAGCCGCGCCCGTAG
- a CDS encoding peptidylprolyl isomerase yields MAHCDPVTNSPFQTATATLHTNRGDIKVALFGNHAPKTVANFVGLAQGTKDYSTQNASGGTSGPFYDGAVFHRVINGFMIQGGDPTGTGRGGPGYKFADEFHPELQFDKPYLLAMANAGPGTNGSQFFITVGKTPHLNRRHTIFGEVTDPESQRVVDAIATTPTDGNDRPTDPVVIESITIS; encoded by the coding sequence ATGGCACACTGTGATCCCGTGACTAACAGCCCGTTTCAGACTGCCACCGCCACGCTGCACACCAACCGCGGAGACATCAAGGTCGCCCTCTTCGGAAACCATGCGCCCAAGACCGTCGCCAACTTCGTCGGCCTGGCACAGGGCACCAAGGATTACTCGACCCAAAATGCATCGGGAGGCACCTCCGGCCCGTTCTACGACGGAGCGGTCTTTCACCGGGTGATCAACGGGTTCATGATCCAGGGTGGCGACCCGACGGGCACCGGCCGCGGAGGGCCGGGCTACAAGTTCGCCGACGAGTTCCACCCGGAACTGCAATTCGACAAGCCCTACCTGCTGGCGATGGCCAACGCCGGGCCCGGCACCAACGGCTCACAGTTCTTCATCACCGTCGGCAAGACTCCGCACCTGAACCGGCGTCACACGATCTTCGGTGAGGTGACCGATCCGGAGTCGCAGCGCGTCGTCGACGCCATCGCGACCACACCCACCGACGGCAACGATCGGCCCACCGACCCGGTGGTGATCGAGTCGATCACCATCTCCTGA
- a CDS encoding PH domain-containing protein codes for MQQTQWSPPAAGIAGCGIAGVLMAIGSVILVTDPPGRALAMVAALGLILFAGVSWRARPKLAITGDGLAIRGWLRTQLLRRPDIKIIRISQFRRYARTVRLLEIETVNDRLFILSRWDLGTDPLNVLDALTAAGYAGPGGG; via the coding sequence ATGCAGCAAACACAATGGTCGCCCCCGGCGGCTGGAATCGCTGGCTGCGGCATTGCGGGCGTATTGATGGCTATCGGGTCTGTGATCTTGGTCACAGACCCGCCGGGGCGCGCGCTGGCCATGGTTGCCGCACTCGGTTTGATCTTGTTTGCCGGCGTTTCCTGGCGGGCACGGCCGAAGCTGGCAATCACCGGTGACGGGCTGGCGATCCGAGGGTGGTTGCGGACGCAGTTATTGCGCCGGCCCGACATCAAGATCATCCGGATCTCTCAGTTCCGGCGTTACGCGCGCACTGTGCGACTCCTCGAGATCGAGACGGTCAACGACCGACTGTTCATCTTGTCCCGTTGGGACCTTGGGACCGATCCGCTGAACGTGCTCGATGCCCTCACCGCAGCCGGCTACGCCGGCCCAGGGGGCGGGTAG
- the crgA gene encoding cell division protein CrgA produces MPKSKVRKKNDVTVKPVSRTPVKVKVGPSSVWFVSLFIGLMLIGLVWLMVFQLAALGSQAPKALQWMADLGPWNYAIAFAFMITGLLLTMRWH; encoded by the coding sequence ATGCCCAAGTCGAAGGTCCGCAAAAAGAACGACGTCACCGTCAAGCCGGTCAGCCGCACACCCGTGAAAGTGAAGGTCGGACCGTCCAGTGTGTGGTTCGTCTCCTTGTTCATCGGGTTGATGTTGATCGGCCTCGTCTGGTTGATGGTGTTTCAGTTGGCCGCCCTCGGTAGTCAGGCCCCCAAGGCGCTGCAGTGGATGGCGGATCTGGGCCCGTGGAACTACGCCATCGCGTTCGCTTTCATGATCACCGGCTTGTTGCTCACCATGCGGTGGCACTAA
- a CDS encoding DUF881 domain-containing protein gives MTDERRSAWRFGVPLVCLLAGLLLAATHGVSGGAEIRRSDAPRLVDLVRHAQSSVNRLDAQRDALTKRIDMAHTPSSDTALAAMLRRASQLAGEAGMNPVHGPGVVVTLSDAQRDAQGRFPRDASPDDLVVHQQDIDAVFNAVWSAGAEAIQMQDQRIIGSSVVRCVGNTLLLNGRTYSPPYTITAIGNPAAMQAALASAPLVTLYKQYVVRFGLGYHEEVKSDVQVVGHSEPVRMHFAQPLGPVGY, from the coding sequence ATGACCGATGAGCGCCGCTCGGCGTGGCGTTTCGGCGTTCCGCTGGTGTGCCTGCTCGCCGGCTTGTTGCTGGCCGCGACGCATGGGGTTTCCGGCGGTGCGGAGATTCGCCGCAGTGACGCGCCGCGGCTCGTCGATCTCGTCCGCCACGCCCAGTCGTCAGTGAATCGGCTGGATGCCCAGCGGGACGCGCTGACCAAACGGATCGACATGGCGCACACTCCGTCGTCGGATACCGCATTGGCGGCGATGCTCAGGCGGGCCTCGCAACTGGCCGGTGAGGCTGGCATGAACCCGGTCCACGGCCCGGGCGTCGTCGTGACGCTCAGCGACGCGCAGCGCGACGCCCAGGGCCGCTTTCCCCGCGATGCCTCCCCCGACGACTTGGTAGTGCACCAACAGGACATCGATGCGGTCTTCAACGCGGTGTGGAGCGCGGGCGCCGAGGCGATCCAGATGCAAGACCAGCGCATCATCGGAAGCTCGGTGGTGCGTTGCGTCGGCAACACGTTGCTGCTCAACGGACGCACGTACAGCCCGCCCTACACGATCACCGCGATCGGCAATCCCGCCGCGATGCAAGCAGCCTTGGCCTCGGCTCCGCTGGTGACCCTCTACAAGCAGTACGTAGTCCGGTTCGGATTGGGTTACCACGAAGAAGTCAAGTCCGACGTGCAGGTCGTCGGACATTCCGAACCGGTCCGGATGCATTTCGCGCAGCCGCTGGGGCCCGTGGGTTACTGA
- a CDS encoding aminodeoxychorismate/anthranilate synthase component II, whose translation MRTLVVDNYDSFVFNLVQYLGQLGVEAEVWRNDDGRLADETAIAEQFDGVLLSPGPGTPERAGASVSMVAACAAARTPLLGVCLGHQAIGVAFGATVDRAPELLHGKTSSVYHTNVGVLQGLPDPFTATRYHSLTILPESLPAELEATAHTRSGVIMGVRHRELPIHGVQFHPESILTEGGHRMLANWLTYCGWARNDTLVRRLENEVLTAVRPHLPTPGAGPAAGTTDRTSA comes from the coding sequence ATGCGGACTCTGGTCGTCGACAACTACGACAGCTTCGTGTTCAACCTGGTCCAGTACCTGGGCCAATTGGGCGTCGAGGCCGAAGTGTGGCGCAACGACGACGGTCGGCTCGCCGACGAGACCGCCATCGCCGAGCAATTCGACGGCGTGCTACTGAGTCCGGGCCCCGGCACGCCGGAACGGGCGGGGGCGTCGGTGAGCATGGTCGCGGCGTGCGCCGCCGCGCGGACCCCGCTGCTGGGCGTGTGCCTGGGACATCAGGCCATCGGTGTGGCGTTCGGGGCCACCGTCGACCGCGCGCCCGAGTTGCTGCATGGCAAGACCAGCAGCGTCTACCACACGAATGTCGGTGTACTGCAAGGACTTCCGGACCCATTCACGGCAACCCGGTATCACTCGCTGACCATCCTGCCGGAGTCGCTGCCGGCCGAGCTGGAGGCCACCGCCCATACCCGCAGCGGAGTGATCATGGGCGTGCGTCACCGCGAGTTGCCGATTCACGGTGTCCAGTTCCACCCGGAGTCGATCCTGACTGAGGGCGGACACCGGATGCTGGCCAACTGGCTGACCTATTGCGGCTGGGCGCGCAACGACACGTTGGTGCGCCGGCTGGAAAACGAAGTGCTCACCGCCGTCCGGCCGCACCTACCGACCCCAGGAGCCGGCCCAGCAGCCGGGACTACTGACCGAACTTCAGCGTGA